From the genome of Sediminibacter sp. Hel_I_10:
ACGGTGTCAATTGGGTCGAGTCTTCAAATAATGCTCCCTTTTCAACGAATTCAAAGTCAACTAGTGTTGTTTTAGATGACAAATTATGGGTCTTTGGCCCTGGATCGATTGGTGGTAGCAATAACCTTTGGCACACAACAGATGGTAATAACTGGACTTTAGCGGTTGAGAATGTGCCCTTTTCGTCTAGGTCTGGATATACGTCAACAGTATTTAACAATAAAATATTTATCATCGGCGGATACGATTTTACAGGGCACAAAAATGACGTTTGGGTCTTCGAATAAATAATTATAAAAAATAAGTTATGAAACAATTACAACATATTATAATGGCAATAACTGCATCAATCTTTCTGCTAGGTTGCAATTCAGATGATGACAATGCTCAAAGCCCAGAAGCACTATTAAGCTTTGAAACACTTGCAGCAAGTGACATTGCAGCCATGGAAAACACCATGGCGAGCCTTACCTTAAATGGTACTAACGATACTGGGGTTCTTTGGGACGATGGTAAAGTACTGCTTTACAAAACCAGCGATGGACGTCTTGGTAAATTAAGAGTACTCAACCTGGGTTTATCCAATGCACAATTGACCATTGAGGCGGTTACCTACAATACAGACGGCAATATACACCGTTCAACCGATAGTCTTGAAATTCAAGGGAATGATGAATTTGATCTTGACGAAATGGTACTTGGTTGGAGTGTAAGCCCAAATGATTTTTTATGGGAGCGCGTTACTGAATTACAGACCAGAATCTCACCGCTCAATGAATTCATATTCGTTGAATGGGAAGCTGTAAATTAAACATTTAAAACTGAATATATATGAAAACTTCAAGCACACTTTTATTATTGGTTGCCCTATTGACCATGCAGATTTCCTTTTCACAAACCGAAAAAAAGAATGAGAAAAAAGAAAGCAAATCGGAAAAAACCAATGACAATTATATGGATCTACAGACCAAGAGCCTGACTAAAGTTTTTGGTTCAGATTTAAGTGGAAATCCGGACGGAAAAGCCATTGGCTATTTAGAACTTTTGGAACAATTGGATTTACCACCTGAACAAAAAACCAAATTGAGAAATCAATATTATCTACAGAGCAAAACACTTACAGAAAAGCAGAAGGACTCTTTAGGACAAGTATTTGCCAAACAGCTTAAGGAAGCCCAGAAAGAAGAACTTAAAAACTAAAATGATGAAGATCTTAAAAGTAATTTTTATACTGGCAGTTTTGATGAACTGCTCAACTGTTGACGCTCAAATTTTTAAGAAACTCGCTAAAAAAGCTGAGAAAGCTGCAGAGCGCACAGTTGAAAGACGTGTGGAACGCGAGAGCGAAAAAAAGACCGACCAAGCATTGGATAGTGTTTTTGATAAAAAGGGCAATAAAAAAAGCAAAAGAAAAAATAGAAGTAAAAAGGGAGAACCTAATCCCAAAAGTGAAGAGGTTTCTAAAGCGTCAACTAAAAGAGATATCAACCGTGCCCCAGATTTTGAGCCAGGTAATGTTAGCATCTTTGACGATCGTTTTTCTAAAGAGAATCCAGGAGACTTTCCTGCAAATTGGGACACTAATGGTAGCGGAGAACTGGTGATTATAGATGGTGTTAAATGGTTGCGATTGGGAGGCAATTCCACTTATGTTCCTATTCTCGACAAAGCACCGCCAGAAGATTATACAATAGAGTTCGATCTGCTGGTAACTGGACTTGACAAAAAAACGAGTTCTAGTTCTAGGATCAACTTACTCCTCGAAGATACCGAGCGCTTTGGCAAACCAAAATCATTTGCCATGGTAGAACTATCGCCGTCGCAATTTATAGAATCTCAAGGTGTGGTTGAAAAAAATGAAAATGGGAAACGTATTTTCAGGAATAAAATAGGTAAGGATTATCGGGAGGCCATAGACGGGCAATCGCATATTTCTATAGCTATCAACAAATCCCGTATGCGGATTTGGATGAATGAGAACAAACTGATTGACATTCCAAGATTGGTCCCAGAAGGCAAAATGACCTTTAAGCTACAAACGCTATCCTTGCGTGACGAATTTGGTAAAGACGAAGTCTATATTTCTAATTTTAAAATGGCCAGTGCAGGCGAGGATAACCGTAGCAAATTATTGACCGAGGGCAAGTTATCCACTAACGCCATTCAGTTTGAATCGGGAAGCGATAAAATCTTACCATCATCTTTTGCGATTATACGCGAGATCGCATCCGTTTTAGAGCAAAACCCAGAGGTCAACATTGCTATTATAGGTCACACCGATAGCGATGGAGATGACAGTAGCAACTTGATATTGTCACAACAACGAGCAGCTTCAGTAAAAAAAGCCATGCATTTTCAATATGGTATTGCCGAAAAACGCATGCAAACTGAAGGTAAGGGAGAAAATGATCCGATAGTAAAGAATACTTCCGAAGCAGGTAAAGCACAAAATAGACGTGTAGAATTTATAAAACTATAAACACATGAAAAATTTAAGTCTACATTTTCTGATAGTAATATCCTTTTCGGTTTTAAGTTGCAACAACGATGACGATGGCAACCCTGAACCGCAAATGGGCTTTTTTCCAAGTACCATCGCGTTTACAGAGATTAGTGGGGCCGCAGTAGAAATTGATTTTACCTATGATACCAACAACCGTATTTCTTCGATTACAGCACCTTTTGCTTCTTTCGAATTGGAGTACAATTCAAATGGGTTAATTAATGAGATAATAGATTATAGTGAAAACGATGTTTATACGATGACTTACGATGGTGACATCCTTACAAGCATTACCATTCAAGATAGTGGTGAGCTGATACCTGTGTCTTATTCTAACGGTACATATAGTTTAAATAGTGCTGTATTTAGTAGTAATGAGCAAAACATGGTCGTAGATTTTAATGGTAGCGCCATAACCTATGTAAACATCCCTGGCCCCTTTGCCAATCTTAAATTTCAACCAGCGCTCTTAATTTCAACCGAATTTTTTCCATATGCTGTGTATCTTTTTTCAGCACATGAAATTGCAACAATGGAATACGTGTTCAGTGGAGTCACTTACACATTTACTACGGTTAGAGATGCCAATAATAATATCGTTTTAGCTGAATCTTTTGATGAATGGGGTGGAGAGGGTATTGATTATGCTATCGCGTATGAATTCTGAACTATAAACAATTAAATCAACAATATGAAAACCGTATTAAACATTATAATCTTAGTTGCTGTCATGCAGCTGGCTGCGCAAAACAATTGCTCTCCATTTTATCCTTCGGAAATAGGAACAACATTTACCATCCATCAGTTTGATAGACGCGATCGGCTCTCTACCATTTCAGAGTTTAAAATAACGGAAGCATCAGCTAACCAAATGACCTTAAGTTCAACCTTGAAAGATGACGATGGCGACCCTATTTTCTCTGGGACATTTAAGGTGAAATGTGAAGGAGGAACAACCACCTTAGAACCCGAAGCATTGGTCTCTGGCGCCATGATGGAACAATACCAAAATATGGAATACACCATAAGCGGGAATGGTATGAGTTTTCCAAATACACTGTCTGTAGATCAAACCTTGCCAGATGGAGAGGTGTTTATGAAGGTAGACGCAGGTATGATTAATATGAGTACAACCGTAACGATGACCGATAGAAAGGTCGTGCGTCAAGAATCAATTACTGTCCCCGCGGGCACTTTTGACTGCTACGTGATCACGTTTGCCAATACCATAAAAGTAGGACTATCTAAAACCTACTATACCACACAATGGATTTCACAAGGTATCGGCATGGTCAAGGAAGAAACCAAAAAGGCAAATGGTAACCTGGTTTCCAAGAGTATTCTACAAAGTATTCAATAACTAAAGCATCATTAACAATTAATCAACATTAAAACTATTTAAACAAATGAAAACAGTAATCACAATTTTTGCATTAGTCTTTATGTCCAGCTTAGCCCAGGGACAAGAATATGATTTTAACGCTAAAACCAAGGGTAGCTACTTTGCAAATGGCAGCGCCAGTATTTTTTCGACCACCAATAAGGTGGGAGATGACTCTTCCAATTCGTTCTCTATTGATTTTATGCCACGTGCTGGCTATTTTATTTCAGATAATCTAGCGGTTGGTTTAGGTTTAGTAGTAAGTAGTAACAAAGAAACAAGAGACGATTTATTTGGCGAACAAGAAATAACAACTACA
Proteins encoded in this window:
- a CDS encoding OmpA family protein yields the protein MMKILKVIFILAVLMNCSTVDAQIFKKLAKKAEKAAERTVERRVERESEKKTDQALDSVFDKKGNKKSKRKNRSKKGEPNPKSEEVSKASTKRDINRAPDFEPGNVSIFDDRFSKENPGDFPANWDTNGSGELVIIDGVKWLRLGGNSTYVPILDKAPPEDYTIEFDLLVTGLDKKTSSSSRINLLLEDTERFGKPKSFAMVELSPSQFIESQGVVEKNENGKRIFRNKIGKDYREAIDGQSHISIAINKSRMRIWMNENKLIDIPRLVPEGKMTFKLQTLSLRDEFGKDEVYISNFKMASAGEDNRSKLLTEGKLSTNAIQFESGSDKILPSSFAIIREIASVLEQNPEVNIAIIGHTDSDGDDSSNLILSQQRAASVKKAMHFQYGIAEKRMQTEGKGENDPIVKNTSEAGKAQNRRVEFIKL